Proteins from a genomic interval of Tenacibaculum sp. SZ-18:
- the kbl gene encoding glycine C-acetyltransferase: MYGKIKEHLQQEIQDIKDAGLYKSERIITSSQDAVIKISTGEEVINFCANNYLGLSNNKEVIKAAKDVMDTHGFGMSSVRFICGTQDIHKQLEAKIAEFYQTEDTILYAAAFDANGGVFEPLLSKEDAIISDSLNHASIIDGVRLCKAARYRYNNNDMASLEEQLIEANKQNHRFKIIVTDGVFSMDGIVAKLDEICDLAEKYDALVMIDECHAAGFIGATGRGTLELKNVLGRIDIITGTLGKALGGAMGGYTTGKKEIIEILRQRSRPYLFSNSLAPAIVGASLKVFDILSNDTSLRDKLEWNTNYFRTEMEKAGFDLVGADAAIVPVMLYDAKLSQIMADKLLDEGIYVIGFFYPVVPKEQARIRVQLSAAHDKEHLDKAINAFIKVGKELNVI; this comes from the coding sequence ATGTACGGAAAAATCAAAGAACATTTACAACAAGAAATTCAGGATATTAAAGATGCTGGATTATATAAAAGTGAAAGAATAATAACTTCTTCTCAAGATGCAGTTATTAAAATTTCCACAGGAGAAGAAGTAATTAACTTTTGTGCGAATAACTATTTAGGTCTTTCAAATAACAAGGAAGTGATCAAGGCTGCCAAAGATGTTATGGATACTCATGGATTTGGAATGTCATCTGTTCGTTTCATTTGTGGAACTCAAGATATTCATAAACAATTGGAAGCTAAAATCGCTGAGTTTTATCAAACAGAGGATACAATTTTATATGCTGCTGCTTTTGACGCAAACGGAGGAGTTTTTGAACCTTTATTGTCAAAAGAAGATGCAATTATATCAGATAGTTTAAATCATGCATCAATCATTGATGGTGTGAGATTGTGTAAAGCTGCCCGTTATCGTTATAATAATAATGATATGGCTTCTTTAGAAGAGCAGTTAATTGAAGCAAATAAACAAAATCATAGATTCAAGATAATTGTTACGGACGGTGTTTTCTCTATGGATGGAATCGTTGCGAAGCTCGATGAAATCTGTGATTTAGCGGAAAAGTACGACGCTTTAGTTATGATTGATGAGTGTCATGCTGCTGGTTTTATTGGAGCCACAGGACGAGGAACTTTAGAATTAAAGAATGTTCTAGGTAGAATTGATATTATTACGGGAACACTAGGGAAAGCTTTAGGTGGCGCAATGGGAGGATATACCACAGGTAAAAAAGAGATAATTGAAATATTGCGTCAAAGATCTAGACCATATTTGTTCTCTAATTCTCTTGCTCCAGCAATCGTTGGAGCATCATTAAAAGTGTTTGATATTCTTTCGAATGACACTTCACTAAGAGATAAGTTGGAGTGGAATACAAATTACTTTAGAACAGAAATGGAAAAGGCGGGATTTGATTTAGTGGGTGCAGATGCTGCGATTGTTCCTGTAATGTTATATGATGCAAAGCTGTCGCAAATAATGGCTGATAAATTACTTGATGAAGGGATTTATGTTATTGGATTTTTCTATCCAGTTGTACCAAAAGAACAAGCAAGAATAAGAGTGCAATTATCTGCTGCGCATGATAAAGAGCATTTAGATAAGGCAATAAATGCGTTCATAAAAGTTGGAAAAGAGTTAAACGTTATTTAG
- a CDS encoding cysteine hydrolase family protein yields MKLRELNTALLLVDIQKGFDDEAYWGGNRNNKDAEEKCAQVLKEWRALKLPVYHIQHSSQNPKSLLHKSHPGFEIQDIVKPLPGEPVIVKDVNSAFIGTNLETTLKNQQIRNVVIVGLTTNHCISTTTRMAGNLGFDTILVSDATATFDRKGINGEIFSSETIHQTTLANLHEEFADVISTNELLSRV; encoded by the coding sequence ATGAAATTAAGAGAATTAAACACAGCACTTTTACTAGTTGACATTCAAAAAGGATTTGACGATGAAGCCTATTGGGGTGGAAATAGAAATAACAAAGATGCAGAAGAGAAATGTGCTCAAGTTTTAAAAGAATGGAGAGCGCTAAAACTTCCTGTTTATCATATTCAACATAGTTCGCAAAACCCTAAATCATTATTACATAAATCTCACCCTGGTTTTGAAATTCAAGACATTGTGAAACCACTACCAGGTGAGCCCGTAATTGTAAAAGATGTGAATAGCGCTTTTATTGGAACAAATCTTGAAACTACACTTAAAAATCAACAAATTAGGAACGTTGTAATTGTTGGATTGACCACAAACCATTGTATTTCTACCACAACTAGAATGGCAGGAAATTTAGGTTTCGACACCATATTAGTTAGCGATGCTACTGCGACATTTGACAGAAAAGGAATAAATGGAGAAATCTTTTCATCCGAAACCATTCATCAAACAACACTGGCAAACTTACATGAAGAATTTGCTGACGTTATTTCTACAAATGAATTGTTGAGTAGAGTTTAA
- a CDS encoding carbon-nitrogen hydrolase family protein, translating into MSSILKIGMAQISPVWLNKEKTIEKVNSYIVKAAKEECDLVVFGEGLLPGYPFWLSITNGSEFNSPIQKEIHAHYLKNSIEVEKGDLNSICRTAKENSIAIYLGIIERAVNRGGHSLYCSLVYIDKTGTIQSVHRKLQPTYEERLTWSPGDGHGLTVHPLGNFTVGGLNCWENWMPLPRTALYAQGENLHIAVWPGAERNTFDITKFIAKESRSFVVSVSGFMSIDDFPKDTPNYDLIIKDAPKILANGGSCISGPDGEWVIPPVVGEEGLFTGEIDYQTVLEERHNFDCVGHYSRPDVTKLTLNRERQSIIDFS; encoded by the coding sequence ATGAGCAGTATCTTGAAAATTGGGATGGCGCAAATTTCTCCTGTTTGGCTAAACAAAGAAAAGACCATCGAAAAAGTCAATTCATATATTGTAAAAGCCGCTAAAGAAGAATGTGATCTTGTAGTTTTTGGTGAAGGATTATTGCCAGGATATCCTTTCTGGTTATCTATCACTAATGGCTCTGAGTTTAACTCACCAATCCAAAAAGAGATACATGCTCATTATTTAAAAAACTCCATTGAAGTTGAAAAAGGTGATTTGAATAGCATTTGTAGAACCGCCAAAGAAAATTCAATTGCAATTTATTTGGGTATTATTGAAAGAGCGGTTAATCGCGGTGGTCATAGTTTATATTGTTCTTTAGTGTATATTGACAAAACAGGAACCATACAATCTGTTCACAGAAAATTACAACCGACATACGAAGAACGCCTAACTTGGTCTCCAGGTGATGGTCATGGTTTAACGGTTCATCCTTTAGGGAATTTTACTGTTGGAGGATTAAACTGTTGGGAAAATTGGATGCCTTTACCAAGAACAGCTTTATACGCACAAGGAGAAAACTTGCATATTGCAGTTTGGCCTGGAGCGGAAAGAAACACTTTTGATATTACAAAGTTTATTGCAAAAGAAAGCAGGTCTTTTGTTGTCTCTGTAAGCGGATTTATGTCTATTGATGATTTTCCTAAAGACACACCAAATTATGATTTAATTATTAAGGACGCACCGAAAATTTTAGCGAACGGTGGATCTTGTATTTCTGGACCTGATGGAGAATGGGTAATTCCGCCAGTTGTTGGAGAAGAAGGATTGTTTACGGGTGAAATTGATTATCAAACAGTACTTGAGGAACGACATAATTTTGATTGTGTTGGTCATTACTCAAGACCAGATGTCACCAAATTAACTTTAAATAGAGAAAGACAATCTATCATCGATTTTTCATGA
- the atpD gene encoding F0F1 ATP synthase subunit beta — MSTITGKVSQIIGPVIDVEFNTENAELPKIYDSLEIKKADGTILVLEVQQHIGEDTVRTISMDATDGLKRGQDVVATGNPIQMPIGDDIYGRLFNVTGEAIDGLGDLPKEGKDGLPIHRQAPKFEELSTSTEVLFTGIKVIDLIEPYAKGGKIGLFGGAGVGKTVLIQELINNIAKGHGGLSVFAGVGERTREGNDLLREMLESGIIKYGDDFMHSMEEGGWDLSKVEKDTMRDSKATFVFGQMNEPPGARARVALSGLTIAEYFRDGAGEDQGKDVLFFVDNIFRFTQAGSEVSALLGRMPSAVGYQPTLATEMGAMQERITSTKKGSITSVQAVYVPADDLTDPAPATTFAHLDATTVLSRKIAELGIYPAVDPLDSTSRILTADILGDEHYNCAQRVKELLQRYKELQDIIAILGMEELSEEDKLVVHRARRVQRFLSQPFHVAEQFTGIPGVLVDIKDTIKGFNMIMDGELDKYPEAAFNLRGSIEDAIEAGEKMLAEA, encoded by the coding sequence ATGTCTACAATAACAGGTAAAGTTTCTCAAATTATTGGTCCAGTTATCGATGTTGAGTTTAATACAGAAAACGCTGAATTGCCAAAGATTTATGATTCGTTAGAAATTAAAAAGGCTGACGGAACTATATTAGTTTTAGAAGTTCAACAACACATCGGTGAAGATACTGTACGTACTATCTCAATGGATGCTACTGATGGTCTTAAAAGAGGTCAAGATGTAGTAGCTACGGGTAATCCAATTCAAATGCCAATTGGAGATGATATCTATGGACGTTTATTTAATGTAACAGGTGAGGCGATTGATGGTTTAGGAGATTTACCAAAAGAAGGTAAAGATGGTTTACCAATTCACCGTCAAGCACCAAAGTTTGAGGAGTTATCTACATCTACAGAGGTTTTATTTACAGGAATTAAGGTAATTGATTTAATAGAGCCTTATGCAAAAGGTGGTAAGATTGGATTATTCGGAGGAGCAGGAGTAGGTAAAACAGTATTGATTCAGGAGTTAATTAACAATATTGCAAAAGGACACGGTGGTTTATCGGTATTTGCTGGTGTAGGAGAAAGAACTCGTGAGGGGAACGATTTATTACGTGAGATGTTAGAATCTGGTATTATTAAATATGGTGATGATTTTATGCACTCAATGGAAGAAGGTGGATGGGATTTATCAAAAGTAGAGAAAGATACTATGAGAGATTCAAAGGCTACTTTCGTTTTCGGACAAATGAATGAGCCACCAGGTGCACGTGCAAGAGTTGCGTTATCTGGGTTAACAATAGCAGAGTATTTCCGTGATGGAGCTGGAGAAGACCAAGGTAAGGATGTATTATTCTTCGTTGATAATATTTTCCGTTTTACACAAGCAGGTTCTGAAGTGTCTGCCTTATTAGGTCGTATGCCATCTGCGGTAGGTTACCAACCAACTTTAGCTACAGAAATGGGAGCAATGCAAGAACGTATTACTTCTACTAAAAAAGGATCTATTACTTCTGTTCAGGCAGTATATGTACCTGCAGATGATTTAACGGATCCAGCACCAGCAACAACATTCGCTCACTTAGATGCAACTACGGTATTATCACGTAAAATTGCTGAGTTAGGTATTTATCCTGCGGTGGATCCATTAGATTCTACTTCAAGAATTTTAACGGCAGATATTCTAGGAGATGAGCATTATAATTGTGCACAAAGAGTAAAGGAGTTGTTACAGCGTTATAAAGAGTTACAAGATATTATTGCTATTTTAGGTATGGAGGAATTATCTGAAGAGGATAAATTAGTAGTACACAGAGCGCGACGTGTGCAACGTTTCTTATCTCAACCTTTCCATGTAGCAGAGCAATTTACTGGAATTCCAGGAGTATTAGTTGATATTAAAGACACTATTAAAGGATTCAACATGATCATGGATGGAGAGTTAGATAAGTATCCTGAAGCTGCATTTAACTTAAGAGGATCTATTGAGGATGCTATTGAAGCTGGAGAGAAAATGTTAGCTGAGGCTTAA
- a CDS encoding UvrD-helicase domain-containing protein has product MEVSPSFQIFNASAGSGKTFTLVKEYLKVVLQSSDVFYFQKILAITFTNKAAGEMKERVMKSLSDAAEEVENDIIGQILQETTLDKTTVKERSTKVLNAILQNYSDFSITTIDSFTHKIIKNFAFDLGLTLNFEVEMDAVSLLNEAVDILISKIGTSNELTNLLIDFSLSKIDEDKSWDISLELKEFSKILLNEDDVKHFRILQQRTTSDFINLKHKLQNHRVLVEKRLKEIGIEGLEIIQTAGLDHKDFYYSLLPKHFAALKNNPSSAKFFDQSKLKERIEENLFYSKTKSDHIKSIIEGILPQLLKLYTESENLFKDLVLQKLTLKSLIPLAVLNTINKELSNLKEENNIRLNAEFNQLISDNIKDQPTPFIYERIGERFMHYFIDEMQDTSVLQWENLIPLVDNALAQGYSSLLLVGDAKQAIYRWRGGKAEQFINLSNENYKVFQADKSIEILDTNYRSYSEVIQFNNDFFQHVSGYLGNSEYQNLFIEGNKQLKNKKKGGQVTISFLEKEEDKEAEKKKYPQKVFETINDLRSQYALNEIAVLVRKKSEGVQVANYLSEKEIPLISSETLLLKNSEKVNFISNLIQLILQSDNEELKFEVLHFLFHHLSIEEEIHTFLNQLIKKDIGTFFAELQVYNIHFQINDYFELPLYDKVEYIIRSFNLIEDSDAYVQFFLDIVLDQQNKGNDVHDFMEYWNLKKDLLSIVTSEDAEAVHIMTIHKSKGLEFPVVIFPYDLDVYRQVKPKVWFDSIPESYEGFSELLIDFNKSIGYINERGSELYDRQIQELELDNFNLLYVALTRAVEQLHIITEKRLSKSGENTNYYSGLFISFLKKLGLWNDNEIEYKFGDCNRISSQERTKSEIQIQEKFITTPWQSHNILLLASDSKLWDTDQEESVQYGNLMHAILAEIHSVDDLESVFHFYEMRGDISATLLKTIKNLVVKIVGHDELEKYFSDEVQVYNEKDILTQQSTIIIPDRLVFKNDLVTIIDYKTGIENDSHVYQIKHYGNELEKLGFNIDKKLLVYINDEVLVKEID; this is encoded by the coding sequence GTGGAAGTAAGTCCTTCATTTCAAATATTTAATGCATCTGCAGGAAGTGGAAAAACATTTACGTTAGTGAAAGAGTACTTAAAAGTAGTACTACAATCGAGTGATGTGTTTTACTTTCAGAAAATATTAGCCATAACATTTACCAACAAAGCAGCTGGTGAAATGAAAGAGCGTGTAATGAAATCACTATCAGATGCTGCAGAAGAAGTTGAAAATGATATTATCGGGCAGATATTACAGGAAACGACTTTAGATAAAACAACTGTAAAAGAAAGAAGTACGAAGGTTTTAAATGCAATACTTCAAAATTACTCAGATTTTTCGATAACTACAATTGATAGTTTTACACATAAAATCATTAAAAATTTTGCTTTCGATTTAGGTTTGACTTTAAATTTTGAGGTCGAAATGGATGCCGTTTCATTATTAAATGAAGCAGTAGATATATTAATTTCAAAAATTGGAACTAGTAATGAGCTGACGAATCTTTTAATTGATTTCTCGTTGTCAAAAATTGATGAAGATAAATCTTGGGATATCAGCTTAGAGTTGAAAGAATTTTCGAAAATTTTATTGAACGAGGATGATGTAAAGCATTTTAGAATTTTACAACAAAGAACAACGTCTGATTTTATTAATCTGAAGCATAAGTTACAAAATCATCGAGTTCTAGTTGAAAAAAGATTGAAGGAAATAGGAATTGAAGGATTAGAAATTATTCAAACTGCTGGATTAGATCATAAAGATTTTTACTATTCATTACTTCCGAAACATTTTGCAGCCTTAAAAAATAATCCTAGCTCTGCTAAGTTTTTTGATCAAAGTAAACTAAAAGAGCGAATAGAAGAAAATTTATTCTATTCAAAAACAAAGTCAGATCATATAAAAAGTATCATAGAAGGAATTTTACCTCAATTACTGAAGCTATATACTGAATCAGAGAATTTGTTTAAAGATTTAGTGCTGCAAAAACTAACATTGAAAAGTTTAATTCCTCTAGCAGTTTTAAATACAATTAATAAGGAGCTTTCTAATTTAAAAGAGGAGAATAATATTCGTTTAAATGCCGAGTTCAACCAATTAATTTCTGACAACATAAAAGATCAACCCACACCATTCATATACGAGCGAATTGGAGAGCGTTTCATGCATTATTTTATTGATGAAATGCAGGATACTTCTGTGCTTCAGTGGGAAAATTTAATTCCTTTAGTTGACAATGCTTTGGCTCAAGGATATAGTAGTTTGTTATTGGTGGGTGATGCAAAGCAGGCAATTTATCGTTGGCGTGGAGGAAAAGCAGAGCAATTCATAAATTTAAGTAACGAGAATTATAAAGTCTTTCAGGCAGACAAAAGCATTGAAATTTTAGATACGAATTACCGAAGTTATTCAGAGGTTATTCAATTCAACAATGATTTTTTTCAACATGTTAGTGGGTATTTAGGGAATTCTGAATATCAGAATTTATTTATTGAAGGAAACAAGCAATTAAAAAACAAGAAGAAAGGTGGTCAAGTAACCATTAGTTTTTTAGAAAAGGAAGAGGATAAAGAAGCTGAAAAAAAGAAATATCCTCAAAAAGTATTTGAAACGATAAATGATCTAAGAAGCCAATATGCATTAAATGAAATTGCAGTTCTTGTGAGAAAAAAGAGTGAAGGAGTTCAAGTAGCAAATTATTTATCTGAAAAAGAAATACCGTTAATTTCTTCCGAAACCCTGTTGTTAAAAAATAGTGAGAAGGTAAATTTCATAAGTAATTTAATTCAGTTAATTCTTCAATCTGACAATGAGGAACTAAAGTTTGAGGTGTTACATTTTCTGTTTCATCATTTGTCAATTGAAGAAGAAATTCACACATTTTTGAATCAACTAATTAAGAAAGATATTGGAACTTTTTTTGCGGAACTACAGGTTTATAATATTCATTTTCAAATAAATGATTATTTTGAATTACCTCTTTACGATAAAGTTGAGTATATAATTAGAAGTTTTAATTTAATTGAAGATTCTGATGCATACGTGCAGTTTTTCTTGGATATTGTTCTAGATCAGCAAAATAAAGGCAATGACGTTCATGACTTTATGGAGTATTGGAATCTTAAGAAAGATTTGTTAAGTATTGTTACTTCTGAAGATGCTGAAGCTGTTCATATAATGACCATTCATAAATCTAAAGGTTTAGAGTTTCCAGTTGTGATTTTCCCTTATGATTTGGATGTTTATCGTCAAGTCAAACCTAAGGTTTGGTTTGATAGTATTCCAGAATCCTATGAAGGTTTTAGCGAGTTGCTTATCGATTTTAATAAATCAATAGGTTACATAAATGAAAGAGGATCGGAATTATATGATCGGCAAATTCAAGAATTAGAATTAGATAATTTTAATTTGTTATATGTTGCATTAACGAGAGCAGTTGAGCAATTGCATATTATTACTGAAAAAAGATTGTCTAAGTCTGGAGAAAATACGAATTATTATTCTGGTTTGTTTATTTCATTTTTGAAAAAACTCGGATTGTGGAATGATAATGAGATCGAGTATAAATTCGGTGATTGTAATAGAATAAGTTCCCAAGAACGAACCAAAAGCGAAATCCAAATTCAAGAAAAGTTTATTACTACACCTTGGCAAAGTCATAATATTTTATTGTTAGCAAGTGATTCGAAATTATGGGATACTGATCAGGAAGAGTCTGTTCAATATGGTAATTTAATGCATGCTATCTTAGCTGAAATTCATTCAGTAGACGATTTAGAAAGTGTTTTTCATTTTTATGAAATGAGAGGAGATATATCTGCTACTTTACTAAAAACGATTAAAAACTTAGTTGTTAAAATCGTAGGTCATGATGAATTAGAAAAGTATTTTTCTGATGAAGTTCAAGTGTATAATGAGAAAGATATTTTAACTCAACAAAGCACAATTATTATTCCTGATAGACTTGTTTTCAAGAATGATTTAGTTACAATTATAGACTACAAAACAGGAATAGAAAATGATTCTCACGTATATCAAATTAAACATTATGGGAACGAGCTAGAAAAGTTAGGGTTTAATATTGATAAAAAATTACTTGTATACATAAATGATGAAGTTTTAGTTAAAGAAATTGACTAA
- a CDS encoding FoF1 ATP synthase subunit delta/epsilon — protein sequence MFLEIVTPEAVVFSSEVDSVVVPGVDGEFQVLNNHAPIVSVLNEGLVKVHVHSQIHLVFDDLHGSLEKLPADDKVLTLAINSGTLEMKDNKVVLLAD from the coding sequence ATGTTTTTAGAAATTGTAACTCCAGAAGCTGTAGTATTCTCATCAGAAGTTGATTCTGTTGTGGTGCCAGGCGTTGATGGAGAGTTCCAAGTTTTAAACAATCACGCACCAATCGTGTCCGTTTTAAACGAAGGATTAGTTAAAGTACATGTTCACAGTCAAATTCATTTAGTTTTTGATGATTTACACGGTAGTCTTGAAAAATTACCGGCAGATGATAAAGTGTTAACTTTGGCAATCAATTCTGGAACACTTGAAATGAAAGACAATAAGGTTGTTTTATTAGCAGATTAA
- a CDS encoding OmpA family protein, with protein sequence MKQLRIAVAMFAFLTFINVNAQDENNPWAVGFGINTVDVRIPSEFGDYVQDYIGTSEWGDNTLPSISRISIDRYLSDGFTLQLAGSINKVKTFASEEDIDELYWAIDLIAKWDLNNVIGDTAWWDPYVYVGGGFVDFGTMEAGNFVEGSEGTLNLGAGFNVWFNDNIGVNFQTGAKKEFADKVRDHFQHSFGLVFRFGGKDTDGDGVYDKNDACPDVAGLKEFNGCPDADGDGIKDSDDACPNEAGIAALNGCPDADGDGIADKDDACPNEAGTKAMNGCPDADGDGIANNKDKCPNEAGPAENGGCPWGDKDNDGVTDNLDKCPDVPGVASRQGCPEPKPVITEQAKKEMDEFARAIYFNSGRSSFRPGVTGKLKAIAGIMNEYPNANFNIEGHTDSSGAAKTNQRLSEKRAKAVLDYLINKGGVAASRLSSAGLGEDYPIATNKTRAGRAQNRRVEINLKK encoded by the coding sequence ATGAAACAATTAAGAATAGCTGTGGCTATGTTTGCGTTTCTAACGTTCATCAACGTTAACGCACAAGATGAAAACAACCCTTGGGCTGTTGGTTTCGGTATTAACACTGTAGATGTTAGAATTCCATCAGAGTTTGGTGACTATGTACAAGATTACATTGGAACAAGCGAATGGGGAGATAATACTTTACCTTCAATCTCAAGAATAAGCATTGATAGATACTTGAGTGATGGATTCACGTTGCAATTAGCGGGTTCTATAAACAAAGTAAAAACTTTTGCTTCTGAAGAAGACATTGATGAGCTTTACTGGGCTATCGATTTAATTGCTAAGTGGGATTTAAATAATGTTATTGGAGATACTGCTTGGTGGGATCCTTACGTATACGTAGGGGGTGGTTTTGTTGACTTTGGAACAATGGAAGCTGGAAACTTTGTAGAAGGTAGTGAAGGTACTTTAAACTTAGGTGCTGGTTTTAATGTTTGGTTTAACGACAATATCGGTGTGAACTTCCAAACTGGTGCTAAAAAAGAATTTGCTGACAAAGTTCGTGATCATTTCCAACATTCATTTGGTCTAGTTTTCCGTTTTGGAGGAAAAGATACAGATGGTGATGGAGTTTATGACAAAAATGATGCTTGTCCAGATGTTGCTGGTCTAAAAGAATTCAATGGTTGTCCAGATGCTGACGGAGACGGAATCAAAGATTCTGACGACGCATGTCCGAATGAAGCTGGTATAGCTGCATTAAATGGATGTCCAGATGCTGACGGTGACGGTATTGCTGACAAAGACGATGCTTGTCCAAATGAAGCTGGAACTAAAGCAATGAATGGTTGTCCAGACGCTGACGGTGATGGAATCGCTAATAATAAAGATAAGTGTCCAAACGAGGCAGGTCCTGCTGAAAATGGAGGATGTCCTTGGGGAGATAAGGATAATGACGGAGTTACTGACAACTTAGATAAGTGTCCAGATGTTCCAGGTGTTGCTTCTAGACAAGGTTGTCCTGAGCCAAAGCCAGTTATTACTGAACAAGCGAAGAAAGAAATGGATGAGTTTGCTAGAGCTATTTATTTCAATTCAGGAAGATCTTCTTTCAGACCTGGTGTTACTGGAAAGTTAAAAGCAATTGCTGGAATCATGAATGAATATCCAAATGCTAATTTTAACATCGAAGGTCATACAGATAGTTCAGGTGCTGCAAAAACTAACCAAAGATTATCTGAAAAAAGAGCTAAAGCTGTTTTAGATTATTTAATTAACAAAGGTGGAGTGGCAGCTTCAAGATTATCATCAGCTGGTTTAGGTGAAGACTATCCTATTGCTACTAATAAAACTAGAGCTGGTAGAGCACAAAACAGACGTGTAGAGATTAATTTAAAGAAGTAA
- a CDS encoding DUF2911 domain-containing protein: MTIPGKDKWKLKWHKYASSNWNDYKEQTPYKVMEVLVKDLKEVVETFSMRFQNNSLHGSDLYIEWETTRVEISIKIPEELEIVNSINKTLSGPSNAEYFRAALYLHETKTDLPKALEYIQKVTSSEKAFFFQVTREALILKDLNEISKAKKVAKRALRLSEKVKNNDFIRINKEILSL, encoded by the coding sequence CTGACTATTCCAGGCAAAGATAAATGGAAGCTAAAATGGCATAAATATGCTAGCTCAAATTGGAATGATTACAAAGAACAAACTCCTTATAAGGTAATGGAAGTTCTAGTAAAAGATTTAAAAGAAGTTGTAGAAACCTTTTCGATGAGATTTCAAAACAACTCATTGCACGGTTCAGATCTATATATTGAATGGGAAACAACTCGAGTTGAAATTTCAATAAAGATTCCGGAAGAATTAGAAATAGTTAATTCTATCAATAAAACCTTATCCGGTCCAAGTAATGCCGAATATTTTAGAGCAGCACTTTACCTTCATGAAACCAAAACTGATTTGCCAAAGGCGTTAGAATATATTCAAAAAGTTACTTCCTCAGAAAAAGCATTCTTTTTCCAAGTAACAAGGGAAGCTTTGATTTTAAAAGATTTGAATGAAATAAGTAAAGCAAAGAAAGTAGCCAAAAGGGCTTTGAGGTTATCTGAAAAAGTTAAGAATAACGATTTTATTAGAATTAATAAGGAAATACTTAGTCTATAA
- a CDS encoding ZIP family metal transporter, giving the protein MSFFDQIVEFCKEYPIQGALYASLFTWGLTALGAALVFFFKKMNRAVLDGMLGFTGGVMVAASFWSLLSPAIENSPGEGFVKVLPSTIGFAFGALALFGMDKWLPHLHINFKEDEAEGVKTNWHKTTLLVLAITLHNIPEGLAVGVLFGAASTLVGVEQTEMIIAAISLAIGIGIQNFPEGFAVAMPLRRQGVSRRKSFWYGQLSAIVEPFAAVLGALAVSFFTPILPYALAFAAGAMIFVVVEEVIPETQRDKYTDIATLGFIGGFIVMMSLDVGLG; this is encoded by the coding sequence ATGAGTTTTTTCGATCAAATAGTTGAGTTTTGTAAGGAATATCCAATACAAGGAGCGCTTTATGCATCTCTATTTACTTGGGGATTAACAGCTTTAGGAGCTGCTTTGGTTTTCTTTTTTAAGAAAATGAATCGAGCAGTATTAGATGGAATGTTAGGATTTACAGGAGGAGTAATGGTAGCTGCGAGTTTTTGGAGTTTATTATCTCCGGCAATTGAGAATAGCCCTGGAGAAGGATTTGTTAAAGTTTTACCATCTACTATTGGATTTGCTTTTGGTGCTTTGGCTTTATTTGGAATGGATAAATGGTTACCTCACTTACACATTAACTTTAAAGAAGATGAAGCAGAAGGTGTAAAAACAAATTGGCATAAAACAACTTTATTAGTATTAGCAATCACGCTTCATAATATTCCGGAGGGATTAGCTGTTGGAGTTTTATTTGGAGCAGCTTCAACATTAGTTGGAGTAGAGCAAACAGAAATGATTATTGCTGCTATTTCTTTAGCTATCGGAATCGGAATTCAAAACTTTCCGGAAGGTTTTGCGGTTGCAATGCCATTAAGGCGTCAGGGTGTAAGTAGAAGAAAGAGTTTTTGGTACGGACAATTATCTGCCATAGTTGAACCTTTTGCAGCGGTTTTAGGAGCGTTAGCTGTTTCGTTTTTCACTCCAATTTTGCCTTATGCATTAGCTTTTGCAGCGGGAGCAATGATTTTCGTAGTTGTGGAAGAAGTGATTCCAGAAACACAAAGAGATAAATATACTGATATTGCAACCCTTGGTTTTATTGGTGGATTTATTGTGATGATGTCTTTGGATGTTGGGTTAGGATAA